In Horticoccus luteus, the following proteins share a genomic window:
- a CDS encoding DUF5615 family PIN-like protein yields MTFFLDQDIPEEIALLLRHWGHTATVLRDVLPITTPDAEAFAYARTHGQITVTCNRDDFLSLAAEHPEHPGLIILIRRRTRQAECGKMLNLLQRAGESGLCGNVNFA; encoded by the coding sequence GTGACGTTCTTCCTCGATCAGGACATCCCGGAGGAAATCGCGCTGCTGCTGCGCCATTGGGGCCACACGGCGACGGTGCTACGCGACGTGCTACCGATCACGACCCCGGACGCAGAGGCCTTCGCTTACGCCCGGACGCACGGCCAGATCACGGTCACTTGCAACCGGGATGACTTCCTGTCCCTGGCGGCCGAACACCCCGAGCATCCGGGCCTGATCATCCTGATCCGCCGCCGCACCCGGCAGGCCGAGTGCGGCAAGATGCTGAATTTGCTGCAACGTGCCGGGGAATCCGGCCTGTGCGGCAACGTCAACTTCGCCTGA
- a CDS encoding DUF433 domain-containing protein, with protein sequence MMSLMPATTYRYLTQIPGVRSGRTIIEGTRIGVHDVVGLLVNGASIDEVCRSFPGVTRAQVYECLSYYEDHRVEIDALVAQQMSEGPV encoded by the coding sequence ATGTCCCTCATGCCTGCCACGACTTACCGCTACCTGACCCAAATCCCCGGCGTTCGCTCGGGGCGCACCATCATTGAGGGCACCCGCATCGGCGTGCATGACGTCGTGGGCCTCCTCGTCAACGGCGCGAGTATTGATGAGGTGTGCCGCAGCTTCCCTGGGGTCACCCGCGCGCAGGTTTACGAGTGCTTGTCCTACTACGAGGATCACCGCGTCGAGATCGATGCCTTGGTCGCGCAGCAGATGAGCGAGGGTCCGGTGTGA